Sequence from the Candidatus Wallbacteria bacterium genome:
CCGGTGAATTGCGGAGCAATCCCCGAGGATCTGCTGGAATCTGAACTTTTCGGTTACATGAAAGGAGCCTTTACAGGGGCCAGCGCTTCCAGGGCAGGATTTTTCCAGACTGCCGAAGGCGGGACGATTTTCCTGGATGAGATCAGTGAAACACCTCTCGCCATGCAGGTGAAGCTTTTACGTGTTTTGCAGGAGCGGGAAGTCTGCATGATCGGTTCTTCCAAGCCGATGAAGATAGACATCCGGATCATCGCAGCCACCAACAAAAATCTCACAAGTCTGATGGACTCGGGAAAATTCCGCGAAGATCTTTTCTACAGGCTGAACGTGATCACGATCGACCTGCCACCTTTGCGGGACAGGGGCGACGACATACTGCTGCTGTCCTCGCACCTTGCCGAGCGGACCTGCCGGGAACTCAATAAACAGGTGCCGGTTTTTTCAGATGGAGTGCTCTCGGCCTTGCGCAGCTATTACTGGCCCGGAAACGTCAGGGAGCTGGAGAACATGATCCTGAGGATGATAGTGATGAAGGAAGGCGATAAAATCGACACAACTGACCTCCCCCCACACATGAGATTCACCCACGCCCGTGAAATGGGGCTGGACAGAACACTTGCCGAAGTGGAAGCCGAGTATATCCGGAACGTCCTGGAAAGCGTGGACGGTAATAAAACCAGAGCCTCGGAAATATTAGGCATCAGCCGCAAGACACTTAGAGATAAATTAAAGCTTTCCGGTAAAGATTGAACCACTGGTCAGAAACTATCCGGTAACTTCCGAGCTGCCGGCCTGAGTCCTTCAGCCGGTTTTCTGCTCACATCATTTTTTGTCTAAATAAAATCATTACAACCATGCCGTTTTCATACCGTCAATCTGCATTTGAAAGAGCCTTTTTCTGATTCTGGCATGAGAAATGCGATGTCATTGTCAAACGATCGAGGGCCTTCGAGCAGATTATTTAGGGGGATTTATGTGCAAGTCACGTGAAATTGGATTGTGCTTTACCTGCACTCAAGTAAAGAAATGCTCGCTTTCAGGGAAATCAGAACCTGTTCTCTACTGTTCTGAATATGATTGCCAGGGCGCAGCCTGCGACGACAATGCGGTAGGAAGATCACAAACCGAAACGACTGCGCAGAATCGAAACGAAGTGTGTGCAGGGCTCTGCGGGAATTGCAGCAATAAAGATATCTGCATGGCTTCAAAAAAAGAAGGCGGAGTCTGGTTCTGCGAAGAATACTGTTAAGCACAGGCTGGGGTTTCATTTCTAGTTTTATCAGGAGGAATTGTGAAAAAAAGCAATCATGCCAGTCTCTATGAAAACGTAGGGAAGCAGTTTGACAAAGCTGCTGAGATGATGAATCTGAATCAAAGTTACCGTAAGATTCTCTCCACCACCAACAATGAAGTGATGTTTCATTTTCCGGTGAAGATGGATGACGGCAAAGTCGAAGTTTTCACGGGATACAGGGTGCAGCATAATAATGTCCTGGGGCCATATAAAGGAGGCCTCAGATTCCACCCTCAGGTCAATATCGACGAAGTCAGAGCCCTGGCTTCATGGATGACCTGGAAATCTGCCATCGCAGGAATCCCTTTTGGAGGGGCTAAAGGCGGAATTCAGATTGATCCAAAAAGTTACAGTATGGCTGAATTGGAACGCATCACCAGGCGCTTTACTTATGCCCTGGGAGATACCATTGGTCCTGAATACGATATTCCTGCCCCTGATGTCAACACCAATGCCCAGATCATGGCCTGGATCCTGGATACATATCTGGCGATCATGCCTCCCCATGAGCGCCAGCACTGCATCCACGTCGTGACAGGCAAGCCCATCGAGTGCGGCGGCAGCATCGGGAGAGACAAGGCCACCGGCCAGGGGGTCGTATTTCTGATCAAACAGTGGGCAGAGGACAAGAAAGTTGATCTCGGGAAATCCACTTTAATAGTCCAGGGATTCGGCAATGTGGGTTCCTGGTCAGCTAAGCTTATGAAACCGCAGGGCGCCAAGCTGCTGGCGGTTCAGGACCACACAGGCACAATCTATAATCCTGCAGGGATTGACCCGGATGACCTGGCCGGATTTGTGAAAGAAAAGGGAGGCGTGGCCGGCTATGCCAAAGCCAAGTCAATTCCAAACGAAGACTTTTTTGGAATCAAGGCGGATATTTTCATCCCTGCAGCCCTGGAGAATCAGATCACCTCGCACACCGCTCCGCAGCTTCAGGTCAAACTGGTCGCTGAAGGCGCAAACGGCCCCACGAATCCTGACGGAGATGCCGTCCTGATTCAAAAGGGCATTGATCTGATCCCGGATGTTTTATGCAACTCAGGCGGTGTGATCGTCAGTTATTTCGAATGGCTGCAGAACAAGCGAAGCGAAAGCTGGGATCTTGAGGAAGTTGACCAGAAACTTTATGACAAGATCATCACAGCCTATCAAAAGGTGAGCCAGACTGCGAAAAAACACGGCACAGACTGGAGGACTGCGGCATACATCGTGGCCCTGTCAGCCCTGGAAAAAGCCTATGACAAGAGAGGAGTATATCCGTAGAGCAAATCGTAGTTAAAGTTACGAAGGCCGTTCAGCCTCCCAGAAGAGTCCCAACTGAATGCCCCCCAAACAATCAAAGGTATTCAGCAGGAACCTTCGGAGCCAAACCCGGGTACTTTGATTACACCCCATATGTACCCGGTAATGCTCCAGACAGACGGCCGGATAAAAGAGGCGCTCTCGCGGGGCGCCTCTTTTTTTAGACGGCTGCTGAAAAACAGTCATCTGCTTCGTTGCGTTCAATCCGTCTTGTTCACCGTACATTTTGGTACGGCTCACGGCGCCGGATTTCACGCGCCTTGCATCTAACTGTTTTTGAGCAGCCTACTTGAAGCACTATTACAAAACTGTTCAAAAATGACCAGATGCAAGGCGCAGATGGTCGTTTTTCAACAGTTTTAAGCGTATACGCCGCGGGCAGTTGTCGCCTCAGCTACGCGTTTAATCGCCAGGCAGTAAGCTGCTTTTCTCATGTCTATCTTATGTTTAACTGCGAGTTCGTAGACAGCGTTAAAGCTGTTTTCCATGATCGTCACCAGCTTCTGATTGACTTCCTCTTCTGTCCAGTAGTAGTTATAGAAGTTCTGCACCCATTCGAAATAGGAGACAGTCACACCTCCGGCATTGCAGAGAATGTCCGGGATCATGAAAATACCCTTCTTGAAAAGGATCGCATCGGCATCGACTGTGGTAGGACCATTGGCGCCTTCGGCTACAATCTTCGCTTTGATTTTCGCAGCGTTCTTCTCTGTAATCTGGTTCTCCAGGGCCGCAGGAATCAGAATATCGCAATCCACTTCCAGGACGCTGCCTGAATAAGCCTTTGTTCCCGGAAATCCCTTGACCATCTTCTTGTTCTTTGCGGAGTATGCGATCAGAGCCGGAATGTCGATTCCCTTCTCGTTACAGATCGTACCTGATGCATCTGAAACAGCCACGATCTTTGCGCCGTCTTCTGAGCAGAGCTTGGCAGCGATGGAACCCACGTTGCCGAATCCCTGGACTGCAATTCTGGCACCTTTAAGGCTTATCTTTTTGACTGTGCAGGCTTTCTTGATCGAGGTATAGACGCCTCTGCCGGTGGCTTCGGGCCTGCCGAGCGAGCCGCCGAGTATGAACGGCTTTCCCGTAACAACGCCTGATACGGTCTCGCTGTGATGCATGCTGTAAGTATCCATCATCCAGGCCATTTCACGCTGTCCGCTGTTCACGTCCGGTGCAGGCACATCTTTCTTGGGGCCGATCAGATCTACGATCTCGGCAGTGTAGCGCCTGATGACGCGTTCAATCTCGCCTTCCGACATTTTTGTGGGGTCCATGATGATGCCGCCTTTTCCGCCGCCAAAGGGGATGTCGACTACGGCGCATTTCCAGGTCATGCCTGCAGCCAGAGCCTTGACTTCGGAAATATTAACGTCCGGATGAAGCCTGACGCCGCCTTTACCAGGTCCTCGGGCTATGTTGTACAGAACTCTGTACCCTGTAAAAACTTTGATCTTTCCATTATCCATTTTTACAGGGATCGAGACTTCCACAGAACGTTTGGGATGCTTCAGGACCTCCAGAAGACCGGGATCGAGTTTGAGTATTTTAGCGGATTCATCGATTACCTTCAGCGTGTTCTCGAAATAGTCCGGTACTCCACTCTTCATTGATGTCTTTTTGACTGCCATTCAAGCCTCCCTCGAATAAAATCTAATCCATTTCACAAATCATTATATTCGTTTTAGGAGTCGTTTTACAAGAAGTTCTGTGGATTAACGGCAGAGTCTATCCAGAAACAGGAGCAGCACAGGCAGGTATATGAAATAGATGAAGGATGACAGCATCACGTTCCGCACTGCTTCACGCTCAGGCAGGCCAAGCTCACGGATGATGGTGTAATTTGTCACTGCACCCGGAGTCGAGGCCAGCAGCAAGCCGATCTTCATGCAGGCCGGATCCAGGCCCACCATTTTTCCATAAAAAAGGAACAGCAGGGGAAACAGCATCAGCTTATTGAAAATGGCCATGTTCTCAAGAGCGGAAACTTTTTTCAGTTCTTTGAATGACAGATTCCCTCCGATGATGATCAGGGAAATGAAGGTCAGGGCATCCGAAATCTCACTTAAAAGAGATTGCAGAAAATCGAAATTGAATCCTGAATTTCCCAGAATTATTCCCAGTATCAGCACCCAGAGAAAGGGATTTTTCAGAGTGTTCAGGAGAATTTTCCTCAGCCCGCCTGTTTCTGGTTTCAAGATGGTAACAAGAAATATCGTGAGCGGTGAAATCAAAGAAATCACCAGGATGCCTGTCAGAAAATCCTGTTCGTTCAGGGTCAGTTTCAGGATCGGGATTCCAAAATAAACTGTATTGCCCCTGAAGGACATTATCAGGTATTGGAGAGGGATTTTGAACAAGTAAAATACCGCAAACATCAGAATGAAAGCCAGCAGCATGAAGCCGGGAATCTGCAGGATGCCGCTCGTGAATTTCACATCATTGAACAGCAGGCCCTTGAACAGTACTACTGGCATGATGTAATAAAAAGCGACCTGATTGAGGAATGCATCCACCTTCTGATTGTATTTTCCTGTCCTGTTGAAATAGTAACCCAGTGCAATGATGGAGTAGATCGGAAATATGATTTTCAAGACGGCAATCAAAGCAGACATAAAAGTAAGCTAACGGAATTGCCGGTGAATTTGCAAGTACCAGGATCTGGAAGGTTGACAGGTCAGCCGGAAAATCTGATATCATGTAATAAGTTGAGTGGCAAATCTTCCAAGTCATTCCGCTCAAAACCTTTGTGGGGTGGCCAGGTGCAACTTTTTGGCGCACTGAGCAAAGCGAAGGAGAAAAAAAGTTGCACCAGGACAGGACCCGCCACAAATCAATGCTTACGCAGAACATCCGGCTGCACACCGCCAAAATTTACCAAAGCAGAGAAATTAGATTTTATCAATTAATAGCGTTATTTGTAATTATTACCGCATCTTGGAGCCATGCCTTGGCTGCCGATCCGATCAAGGTATCTTTTCAGCCTCAATGGTATCATCAGGCTCAGTTCGCTGGGTATTATGTAGCCAAAGACACTGGTATCTATGAAAAATATGGTCTGGATGTGGACATCCTTGAAGGAAGTCCGATCTCAAATGTATCCAAATCGCTGCAGAGCGGGGAAGTGGTTTTTGCAACCCAGACTCTGACTACTGGAATCAGGGAAAAGGCATCAGGCAGAGACATAGTCTGTCTTTCCCAGATCCTGCAGAAATCATCACTGCTGATCCTGAGTAAAAAATCCAATGGAATCGGCAAAGTCAGTGATTTAAATGGCAGAAGCCTCGGTGTC
This genomic interval carries:
- a CDS encoding Glu/Leu/Phe/Val dehydrogenase encodes the protein MMNLNQSYRKILSTTNNEVMFHFPVKMDDGKVEVFTGYRVQHNNVLGPYKGGLRFHPQVNIDEVRALASWMTWKSAIAGIPFGGAKGGIQIDPKSYSMAELERITRRFTYALGDTIGPEYDIPAPDVNTNAQIMAWILDTYLAIMPPHERQHCIHVVTGKPIECGGSIGRDKATGQGVVFLIKQWAEDKKVDLGKSTLIVQGFGNVGSWSAKLMKPQGAKLLAVQDHTGTIYNPAGIDPDDLAGFVKEKGGVAGYAKAKSIPNEDFFGIKADIFIPAALENQITSHTAPQLQVKLVAEGANGPTNPDGDAVLIQKGIDLIPDVLCNSGGVIVSYFEWLQNKRSESWDLEEVDQKLYDKIITAYQKVSQTAKKHGTDWRTAAYIVALSALEKAYDKRGVYP
- a CDS encoding AEC family transporter, translated to MSALIAVLKIIFPIYSIIALGYYFNRTGKYNQKVDAFLNQVAFYYIMPVVLFKGLLFNDVKFTSGILQIPGFMLLAFILMFAVFYLFKIPLQYLIMSFRGNTVYFGIPILKLTLNEQDFLTGILVISLISPLTIFLVTILKPETGGLRKILLNTLKNPFLWVLILGIILGNSGFNFDFLQSLLSEISDALTFISLIIIGGNLSFKELKKVSALENMAIFNKLMLFPLLFLFYGKMVGLDPACMKIGLLLASTPGAVTNYTIIRELGLPEREAVRNVMLSSFIYFIYLPVLLLFLDRLCR
- a CDS encoding sigma-54 dependent transcriptional regulator, with the translated sequence MSIHDKIKILVVDDALNTLEVIQRNLVLKGYQVFTASEVSKAIELLNSLEVNLVITDLKMPKSSGMDLIKHVRENFRNTEVMMITGYPSIKGAVEAIRYGADEYLPKPFTDEELYLAVERALKKLRLRQTAKSEEGTDNHYGLIGDSSQMKKVYSAITKTTSTNATVLITGESGTGKELVARAIHYHSLRSSAPFVPVNCGAIPEDLLESELFGYMKGAFTGASASRAGFFQTAEGGTIFLDEISETPLAMQVKLLRVLQEREVCMIGSSKPMKIDIRIIAATNKNLTSLMDSGKFREDLFYRLNVITIDLPPLRDRGDDILLLSSHLAERTCRELNKQVPVFSDGVLSALRSYYWPGNVRELENMILRMIVMKEGDKIDTTDLPPHMRFTHAREMGLDRTLAEVEAEYIRNVLESVDGNKTRASEILGISRKTLRDKLKLSGKD
- a CDS encoding Glu/Leu/Phe/Val dehydrogenase — its product is MAVKKTSMKSGVPDYFENTLKVIDESAKILKLDPGLLEVLKHPKRSVEVSIPVKMDNGKIKVFTGYRVLYNIARGPGKGGVRLHPDVNISEVKALAAGMTWKCAVVDIPFGGGKGGIIMDPTKMSEGEIERVIRRYTAEIVDLIGPKKDVPAPDVNSGQREMAWMMDTYSMHHSETVSGVVTGKPFILGGSLGRPEATGRGVYTSIKKACTVKKISLKGARIAVQGFGNVGSIAAKLCSEDGAKIVAVSDASGTICNEKGIDIPALIAYSAKNKKMVKGFPGTKAYSGSVLEVDCDILIPAALENQITEKNAAKIKAKIVAEGANGPTTVDADAILFKKGIFMIPDILCNAGGVTVSYFEWVQNFYNYYWTEEEVNQKLVTIMENSFNAVYELAVKHKIDMRKAAYCLAIKRVAEATTARGVYA